A window from Pleuronectes platessa chromosome 6, fPlePla1.1, whole genome shotgun sequence encodes these proteins:
- the LOC128442289 gene encoding eukaryotic translation initiation factor 4 gamma 3-like yields MDVALKMRPPLSDKRHLPPPRSHGPHLIGGARSGVASKPVGFLDAASYEHQPQVDIAFGFPSIQRTENTEEEAVRKEQVRPEETVSCVTDNFQAFISHEEMDGEESLQETVELVFKRAVKKPDSAAVFANLCQRLSTVEFQSLSDWSASVSFRSLLVKHCQAEFKKNFEREDISWKGGSCLEPVRDVRVIDRLREEKNNAKPSCRSIHTIRFIGELFLSKVLGEKAMHCCIRRLLQNGDGPSLESLCELLQLIQQDLEVVTSREVMDSYYNQLKFVAEKGRRAPRLSLLLKDTVKARK; encoded by the exons GCATCTGCCTCCTCCAAGAAGCCATGGACCCCACCTGATCGGAGGGGCGAGAAGTGGCGTCGCGTCCAAGCCCGTGGGCTTTCTCgacgctgcctcctacgagcaTCAGCCGCAGGTGGACATCGCCTTTGgctttccatccatccagagGACCgagaacacagaggaggaagctgtgaggaaggagcaggtccgGCCTGAGGAGACCGTCAGCTGTGTCACGGACAACTTTCAAGCGTTCATAAGTCACGAGGAGATGGACGGTGAGGAGAGCCTGCAGGAAACGGTTGAGCTCgtcttcaagagggccgtgaagaaaccagactctgctgcagtcttcgccaaTCTGTGTCAgcgcctctcaaca gtggaattccaatccttgtccgactggtcggccagcgtctccttcaggtccctgctggtcaaacactgccaggcagagtttaagaagaactttgaaagggaggacaTTTCATGGAAGGGGGGGTCCTGCctagagccagtcagggacgtgagggttatTGATCGactgagggaagagaaaaacaacgcCAAACCCTCCTGTCGCTCCATACATACCATccggtttattggggagctgttcctctccaaggttCTGGGTGAGAaagccatgcactgctgcatcaggaggctgctgcaaaatggagacgggccgtctctcgagagcctctgtgagctcctccagctcatccagcaggacctggaggtggtcacgtcaagggaggtgatggactcgtactataaccagctgaagttcgtcgcagagaaagggaggagggcaccaaggctctcccttttgttgaaggacacggtGAAGGCAAGGAAGtga